The following are encoded together in the Bubalus kerabau isolate K-KA32 ecotype Philippines breed swamp buffalo chromosome 3, PCC_UOA_SB_1v2, whole genome shotgun sequence genome:
- the LOC129647520 gene encoding olfactory receptor 12D2-like, which translates to MLFCLFFQVMLNRTSVTEFLLLPVTDIQVLQPVLFVVFLAIYIVNVAGNGAILMVVISDPRLHSPMYFFLGNLACIDICFSTVSLPKMLENFLSTHKTISFLGCISQLHFFHFMGSTEAMLLAVMGFDRFVAICKPLHYTLIMNHQVCIQMAVTVWIIGFFHALLHSVMTSRLNFCDSNQINHFFCDVKPLLKLACGNTELNWWLVNNVTGTIATGACFLTFLSYFYIIVYLFFKTHSCRMLRKALSTCASHFVVVVLFHVPGVFVYIHPASSSSMDQDQISALMFNGVTPVLNPLIYTLRNKEVKRALRRVISRSQ; encoded by the coding sequence ATGttattctgtcttttctttcaagTGATGCTGAATCGAACATCAGTCACTGAATTTCTCCTCCTGCCAGTGACAGACATCCAAGTACTACAGCCTGTTCTCTTTGTGGTTTTCCTTGCAATTTACATTGTCAATGTGGCTGGGAATGGAGCCATCCTGATGGTTGTCATCTCTGATCCAAGACTCCATTCtcctatgtattttttcctgggaaacCTGGCATGTATAGATATCTGCTTCTCCACAGTGAGTCTGCCAAAGATGCTGGAGAACTTCCTCTCTACACACAAAACAATTTCTTTCTTGGGCTGCATAAGCCAGCTTCATTTCTTCCACTTCATGGGCAGCACAGAGGCCATGTTGCTGGCTGTGATGGGCTTTGACCGCTTTGTGGCTATCTGCAAACCACTTCATTATACTCTTATCATGAATCATCAAGTCTGTATCCAGATGGCTGTCACTGTCTGGATCATTGGTTTTTTCCATGCCCTGCTGCACTCAGTAATGACCTCTCGCTTAAACTTCTGTGATTCCAACCAGATTAATCACTTCTTCTGTGATGTTAAGCCATTGCTCAAGTTGGCCTGTGGCAACACTGAGCTCAACTGGTGGCTGGTCAATAATGTCACAGGCACCATTGCCACGGGTGCATGCTTTCTAACATTCCTGTCCTATTTCTATATTATTGTCTATCTTTTCTTCAAGACCCATTCTTGCAGAATGCTTCGTAAAGCACTGTCTACGTGTGCCTCCCACTTTGTGGTAGTTGTTCTTTTCCACGTCCCTGGTGTTTTTGTTTACATTCATCCTGCCTCCAGTAGCTCCATGGACCAGGATCAGATCAGTGCCCTTATGTTCAATGGGGTCACTCCTGTGCTAAATCCACTGATCTATACTTTGAGGAACAAGGAAGTAAAGAGGGCCTTGAGGAGGGTGATTTCAAGGAGTCAATGA